The Mesorhizobium sp. M1D.F.Ca.ET.043.01.1.1 genome contains a region encoding:
- a CDS encoding MucR family transcriptional regulator — MDIVETPSRNGDALIELTADVVAAYVSNNPVPVGELPNLIADVHAALGRVGGATEQPSAEKQKPAVNPKRSVHDDYIVCLEDGKKFKSLKRHLMTHYNLTPEEYREKWGLDANYPMVAPNYAAARSQLAKKMGLGRKPKGRR, encoded by the coding sequence GCTAATCGAACTGACCGCCGATGTCGTAGCGGCCTATGTCAGCAACAACCCGGTACCGGTCGGTGAACTGCCGAACCTGATCGCCGACGTCCATGCCGCGCTCGGCCGCGTCGGCGGCGCGACGGAGCAGCCGTCGGCCGAGAAGCAGAAGCCGGCTGTCAACCCGAAGCGCTCCGTGCATGACGACTACATTGTCTGTCTCGAAGACGGCAAGAAGTTCAAATCGCTGAAGCGCCATCTGATGACGCACTACAACCTCACCCCGGAAGAATATCGCGAGAAGTGGGGCTTGGACGCCAACTATCCGATGGTCGCTCCAAACTACGCTGCGGCCCGTTCGCAGCTGGCCAAGAAAATGGGCCTCGGCCGTAAGCCCAAGGGTCGCCGGTAG
- a CDS encoding SufE family protein gives MTTSIETIRDDFSLLDEWEDRYRYVIELGEALPPFPEAERTPTNKVPGCVSQVWLTTEQGEGVDPVISFQGDSDAHIVRGLVAIMLALFSGRPASQIQSTDAEVTLKELGLDEHLSPQRANGLRSMVKRIKRDAEAALKQTA, from the coding sequence ATGACGACCTCGATCGAAACGATCCGCGACGACTTCTCCCTGCTCGACGAGTGGGAGGACCGCTACCGTTATGTGATCGAGCTCGGCGAGGCGCTGCCGCCGTTTCCCGAGGCCGAGCGCACACCGACCAACAAGGTGCCGGGCTGCGTCAGCCAGGTGTGGCTGACCACCGAGCAGGGAGAAGGCGTCGATCCGGTGATCAGCTTCCAAGGGGATTCGGACGCCCACATCGTGCGCGGCCTGGTCGCCATCATGCTGGCGCTGTTCTCCGGCCGGCCGGCCAGCCAGATCCAGAGCACCGACGCGGAGGTCACGCTGAAAGAGCTCGGGCTCGACGAACATCTGTCGCCGCAGCGCGCCAACGGCCTTCGCTCGATGGTCAAGCGCATCAAGCGCGACGCTGAAGCGGCCTTGAAACAGACCGCCTGA